The genomic DNA GTACGCTgggcaggcagggctgagggTTCTGGGCTGGCCCGTCCCAGCCCGTCCACCCCATCTGCCAGGGGGTCCCGCACTGGGCCGACCTCCGGGGAGAGCAGCTCATTGTTCTAGACAGAACAGGGGACAGAAATATCCTTAGGGTTGGAGACGATTCGATTTCTACTTATTTGGAAGCGAGGAGAGAGGCTTGGAGGTTGGGCAGGGACTCAAGGAAGGAACTGGGGCAGAGCCCAAGAGGGGACAGAGCGAAGCAGCAGGGAAGCTGCCCGAAGAGAAGTCCTACTGTGGGgaggcggtgtgtgtgtgtgtgggggaaccTAGAGACCTAGAGCTGGAGAAACAGCCCCCTCCTGAGTTGGCAGGGTCCGGCCACACTGACCATGCTCCCTCGGCGGCTGCTGCCCCGGCTCCCGGTGCCCGCGCTGGCACTGTGGCAAAGTGCGTCAAAGCCCAGGATTCCGCCCACGCCGTCTCCGATCAGCACCACCTGATTGGGGAGAGCGGCGCCATCAGGAGGACGGACGCAGGGCTCCGGCGGCGAGCTTCCCTGGACCGTCCCCGACCCCTGACCTGCCCGCAGAAGCCGGCACCCTCCGACGAGCGCAGGAAGGCGGCATAGGCCTGGTTGGTGCGGGCGATGACGGTGGCCACAGCGCCCTGGTATCGCGAGGATGAGGTGGCCAGCAGTGGCAGGGCAGCCAGTGGAATGTGGTCCTGGGAGCGGGACAGGCTGTCACCGTCGTGGCTGTAGGGGCtcaggctggaggaggaggggcggcgggtgggtgggtgggtgggtgggtgggagggcctccggcccctccaccgccccctcccagccccctgggCCTGTTGGCAAGTCCCAGCTCTGCGGCGGCGCCTCTGTGGGGAGCATCGGCACCCAGGGGGCCTTTGTGATGGAGCCACTGACGAGAAACTGAAGTCCAGCCGGGTGGGTGGCTGGCCTCCCCGcctcgcccctcccccgccccttccctcgTGGGCCTCTTTGGTCCCGGGAGCCCCCGGTGGCTGTCTGCACCTTGGAGACCCTGTGTGTCCCCCGCCCTTCCGCCCCTGACCAGTACTTGGAGACGAGGGCATAGGCGGCCGCGCAGATGGGCGGGCAGGGCACCAGACGCAGCGCCACGTGGCCCAGGGCCTCGGGGAAGTGGACTCGTGTGACGGCCTCAAAGGCCAGGCTCAGGGTCTGCACGTCCGCCTGCTTGGAGTTGGCGTCTCCGGGGCCTGAGTCCAGGATGTTGCCGCTGTGCAGGATGAGGAAGAGGGCGTGCACGGCGCACGCCTCGGCGCCCAGCTCCCCGGCTCCGTCTGGGCCCTGTGGGGCacaacggggtgcctgggtgtcagAGCAGTAGCCTGCCTGGTGTGGGGCAGAACTGCAGACGTGGGGGGGGCCGGCCGTACTCACCTCTGAGTCCCTGGGCGCTCGGGCCCCATCCCCGATGTCTTTGGTGGCCTCGGTTCCAGGGTCTATAGGACGGGGGGGTAGCCAGTGAAGGAGACCGAGGGGCCTGCGGGGGTCCCCTCATCCGGCACTGCGGGTACCCTCACTTCgctgtctgcctcttcctctgaccTCTCTCACCAGACTCTCGCGGGGCATCTCACGCTGCCGGGCCTTTGCACGTGTTCGTCCCGTTGCTGAGAGGGACGCCTCCTCCCCACAATGCCCGTTTGCCTGGAAAACTCCTTCTAATCCTGCCctgtccaatatggtggccactgGCCACACGGGCCTGTTTAAGTGGGAAGGAATTAAAGTACGACACCAATTGCGGCTCCTCAGGCTCACGAGCCACAGTCCACGTGCCGGAAGACCACACGTGGCTGGTGGATGTCCGTCATGGCTGCAAGTTCTGTGGGACGGAGCTGGTGCAACCCCTCAAAGTCCGGCTCACATCTCACCTCGCCCGTGTCGCCTTCCCGGCCTCCACGTTAATTCCTCCACGTTTTGTGCTATGTCTGAACTTGGAGTCCATTCTAAGCCCCCGTCTCTCCTCGCTCACCCGCCCATCATTCACCTGCGTGTTCACCGCACACTCTCTCTGGATTGGCGCTCAACTTAGGGCCCCGCTAAGCTGAGGGCTGGGCGGTGCCGAGTGCCCCCTGCATGCAGGGTGCTGGTGGCCGGCGGTCTTTACCTGGGGGCCCCTCAGCCTCCACGGGGGAGGCAAAGGCATCAATGAAGTCACTAGAGTTCCACTTGGTCATCTCCTTGGGGAAGACCTCGTCACTGTCCGAGAAGCCTTCTAAAAGGACAGGGGGCCGTGTCATGGGGCAGTAGGAGCCGCTCAGggacacccctgcccccagcagggcTCTGGTGCTGACCGTGGGCATCGAAGAACTCCTCCTCGGAGCTGTTCTCAGAGTCTCGGGCGATGTTCTGCATGCGCCATTCGGACAGGCTCTGGGGAGACACGCCGCCTGCAGGGCCACCTCGGTCTCAGCCTGGGGTCCGGCCCGAGGGCGGCTCCCTCGCTTCCCCGCGCCCCAGCCTCACCTCCATGCTGGGATGAGTAGGACGAGCGGGAAGATGAGGACCACTGCTTGCCAAAACTGGCATCGGGCGAGGCATCGGGGCCGGAGGGCGCCTCGGGGCCGTCGGGGGTGCCAGCGTGGCTGGCCGCAGCCCGGGCCTCAGCACTAGACTTCCCAGGGGCCTGGGCTTCGGGCCCCTCACCGCCCGTGTTGCACTTGGCCATGCGCTGTGCCAACATGCGGGCAGTCTCTTCCTCCAACGCCCGGATGTCAGCCATGCTCAGCTCTGTCCATTCATCCTGCCAGCACCAGGCCTGGCGGTGGGCCCGTAGCATCACTCGACGCAGACCTGGAGGTGCCCGGGCGTCAGAACGTGTCCCCCCGCGCCCCGAGCCCAAGTTTCcctgccactgccccccccccccccccgccccgggcagcAACATTGCCAGCCCTCTACAGTGGGTGATGGCTCCCCTGGGCACACCACCCACCCAGAGCCACGGAGTAGGGCGAGGCTGGTGCCACCCAGGAGACGGGAATAGAAACTGGGGCATTTGCCTtcctgccccggctccctccctctgtccctgcctctttcATGCCTCTGGACACCCCAACTCGGAGCACAAACCCAACCCCAACACTCTGGGCAGCTGGGACCAAGGCCACTTCTTGCTGTCTTTCAGCTGGCTTCCTGCTGACTTCTTCCGAGAAGTCATCAATTAAGGCATTAACAGTTAATGAAATTGTTGATAGTTAATGAAGGTGTGAATAGTTAATGGAAGCGTTGGCACTTAATGAAGTTTGTAGTGAAAGATGATACCCATTCTGGGATGTTTTCATCTTAAGCAGAGGAATAAAGTTAGGAGCTTCAATATctaggaaagaaattaataatggtTGGATTATAATTATAAACTCCTGGAAGGAGATATATATCGGAATCTTACTAGCGGGTATCTGTgggtgatttcattttcttatgtgtgctttttggtatttttacaAACGCAAGACAAGGAGCCTGGATTATTCTCTGAGCTAcattccctcatttgtaaaatgggaatcgtAGCTCCCACTCTGGAGGGGTGTCAGGGCGTTAGAGGAAATCTTGCATGAGAAGTGATCGGCAAAGGAACTTGCATGTTGTGAATGCTCAGTCGATGTTAGGTCTTGATACCTGGCCCGGCCTCCTGCTCATTCacagaagggaaaacaaagatgCAGAGACGCGAAGTAGCTCAATAGAGGTCCCGTGGAGCCCAGGCCCCCAGAGGCCCCATCCGGGGTTCTTGTACCTGCAGGCGGCCCACCCTCAGACCTGGGGGACGGGGCAGGGCTGAGCTGCAGGGGCTGTGGGGTTAGCTTTAGGAGGGTGAGAAGGGGAGCTGGGAGCGGGAGGGACCCCAAGAGGATGAGTCAGAGTCACAGCCTGTACTTCTTCGTGTGTTGCTGGTTAGGGCTGCTGACCCTTCCGAGAGTTTCTAAGTCTCCCCGGGCCCGCAGAACGTGGGAGAATCCGGGAAGCCTCACGGATGAGAAGCAGCATCTCTGAACGTCAGAGCCTGCGTGGACCTCAGAGCTCAGGCCCCCGGCTTCTTGCCCTCCTGACTCTTACCTCCACCTCAAGGCTAGGCTCCCTGGCCCCCAGCCAGGCTGTGCTGTTCCCCTCTGCCTCAGTGCCACCATATCAAGTGGAAACGATGGCTTTGTGCTTCTGTGTCCCCAGTTTGAGCGTCCCTGGCTCAAACACGGGGCCTGGTGCATGCTGGGTAAAGGGAGCCTCCTGTGGCTGGGTGCTCACCGACATCGTGGATGAACTGCTCGATCTTGGCCTGCATGCCCCAGTAGCGGAACTCGACCTTGCACAGCTTATAGGCACACATGAGGGGCCCGGTCTGGGCCGCTGTGCGAGCCCAGTCATCGGCCAACGGTCCCCGGCCAGTCTTGGCCGAGCGGTACAGCCGGGGGTCCTCTTCTGCTTTGTATTCTCCTGGGGCCACGGCGTCCCGCACGATGTCGATGGTATCTGAGGGGGTTCCAGCGGCACTGAGCCACACGGACCCCCTGCGTCCCTGccacctcctccctgcagccAGGAAGCCGAGGCCGGGACAGAGTCTGGGACTTGTCAGAGGCTGCCCACTGAGGGGGCAGGTGGCCTGAGAGGGGCTCTAGGGTCCCCTCACTGGCCCCAGGCCTCACCCAGGATGCgctgtctcctctctgctccacTCAGGTTGAAGACATTTGGCTGCTGCCCCCCGTCAGGCAGGTAGTAAGTCTCTATTTCAATGGAGAATTTCTCCACAAAGGGGCAGGTGTAcctgggtggagggcaggggtggggtcacTCCTGTGCCCACCGGGGCTGTTCTCCTTGTAGCCCCAGGCCTGCCCCACCCACTCACCGAGTTCGGGTGTAGGGATACGCGTTCCAGGATTCCTCCTCCACCTGCAGGGCGGCCTTGGGCAGCAGCGCCCGGAACCAGCCTGGGATGTGGGAGCCCACGTGGTACACCTTGTGTGTGTATTGCCCACTGCCGCCGGGCCCGTCCGTGTAGGGCCGGTTGGCCAGGATCTCCACACCACTGCCCTCACCGCTCGACTCCTCCCGACTCTTTTTCTGCACCCGGGGCAGAACAGAATGGGCGGCTCGGCCTCAGCTGAGCTCCTGGGGTCCCCAGCTGAGCCTGGCCCCCTGCACGGTGCTGGAGCCCTAGTCCCAgccttcccacctccctgcaACTTGACCCTGGCCCCCTGCAGCTCCCTGGGATCAGGCCCACAGCTGCTGTCGTCCTCCACAGGGCTCGCAGCCCAGCACTCACTCGTGTATTTATTGTCTGCTCTGTTCCAGGCATATTGGGATTATATTAATTGGGACCTGCtgatgaataaaacaaagatccCTGCCTGCCCTGCGGGACTTAAGTTctagtggagggagggggggggggacataacAGAAGCCAAGTGACAGGGTATATTAGAAGTGggaagtgttggggcgcctgggcggctcagtcggttgggcgtctgaatagggctcaggtcatgatcttgcggtttgtgagtttgagccccgcgtcgggctctgtgctgacagctcggagcctggagcctgcttgggattctgtgtctccctctctctctgcccctcccccacttgcgcgcgcacgcgcgctcgctctctctctctctctctctctctctctctctctccctcaaaaataaactaaggtAAGGGATATTGGGTTGAGATTATAGCATATTGGCATATTGGCAATTAGGGCAGGATGATCAGGGAAAGCCTGAGAAGATAACATGACCACAATTTGAACATGACttaagtgggggagggtagaCGGTGGAGTgcagatgtggggtggggggagctatTCAAGGCAGAGGGGATGCCAGTGCAGGCTCCTGGGGTGGGAGTGTGTGGCATTTGCTCCGGGGGCAGCAAGGAGGCCAGGGAGGGTGGGCTGGAAGAATCAGGGAGATCCTCCGAGAACCTGACGccagtcccctccctccccgacTCCCCAATGTGGGCCCCTGCCACACCCCTTATAGCTTGAGAGCACTCAGATACGGCCCTTTTATAGCTCTGGAGCCTGAACCTGGCCCACTCAACCCCCTGAGGCCGGATCCTGGCCCTCTTGTCTCCTCAGACCCTGACCCTCATTTCTGGGGCCTCCCTGAGGCCTTGCACCCAccctcttctccccctgcccagccccatgCGTCTCACAGCCCAAGTCTAGACCCCTACCTCTTGGatccctgcctgcccctctctgtcACAGTTTTGGGGTCTGGTCCTCACCCCGTTTCCCTGACCCCCTGGGGTTGTCAGGACCCCCTGGGGACCCGCTTCCAGTCTTCTCtaccacccagcacccctcctcGCTCCCTGCCTCTCACTCTTGCCTCCTCAGGCGCTCCTTTCCCTCCCGCAAGGGGTTACGATTCTAAGGAGGATTAAAGGAGATCAGAAGTGGGCTGAGCGGCAACCAGCCAGCCGGGCCGGGCacttgggggatggggaggcacCACCAGGCCCTTCTGTCCCTTTTCCcaccgccgcccccctccccgcactGGAAGGGGGGACTTTTCTGTCCTCCCCTAGGCTCTGAGTCCTTCCAGGCCCCAGAgccgggctggggggcgggggggttgagGCGGCCCGGCCCCTCGTCCCAGGTGCGGCCTGCGCGCTCCTGCCGTTACCCCATCACGaagtgtgcccccccccccccttaggcTCCTGCTGCCTCCCGCCCTCACCTGGATCATGTAGAGCTGGGCCACCTGGTACTCATCCAGGCTCATGGGAAGCAGAATGTGGTACTCCTTGATGAGCATCCTGAAGGTGCTCGGCCGGCCGCGCGCGGCCTCCGCTCCGCCTGGCGCAGGGCACGGCGCGGCAGTCAGTGCGGGGCGGCGGCGCGCGGCCCCGAGCCCTGCGCGCGGGCCGGAGGGCTCGGGCCGCGGGACCCCATGCCCGGGCCCGCCACGGGGGAGGCAGAGGCGAGCCCGGCGCCGCCGCCAGCCGCAGCGAGGCTGAGCGCTGACCTCTTTTCCGCGCGgcccccgtcccccccccaccctcaccgcCCGCCCGTCGCCATGGCAACCGCGCGCTGACGCGGGCCCCCCGGAGCGGCGGGCGCGGGCCGCCGGGCTAGCGGGCCCGCCGCGCCAGTGTCCTAAGCCCCCTGACACCGCATCCCTCGGGGACCCACCCCCGGGAGCCCCGGTGCCCTCCTTCCCGGCCCGCCTTCCACAACCGGCCCCTCGGGGCCCGCCCCCTGCATCCCTTTCCCCTAGTCGGTGGGGTCGCTTGCCCCCCACTCCCAGACATCCACTTAGAACCTCGTCCCCCGGGGTGTCTCCGCAGAGCAGCCCCGTGCGCCCCTCCTTGTAACGTCTGTCAGtgtcctcccacccaccccccgcgccccacccccccgAACCTACCTTCCAGGACCAGATAACTAACCCCTCCGGCCCTCAGATCTGCCTTCCCCATTCTGCCCGGCAGCCCAGTCCTCGACTTCCCCGCCTCAGCATCCTTCCTGGACCCCCGGCACGTCTGTGCAGCCACCCCATCATCCTTCCCGGGGTTGACCCCTCTTCGAGCTGAGGCAAGAGTCGCTCCGCTGGGTATCCCACGGGCCCCGACCCTGGGAGACCCGCTCCGCCCGCCCGCGCCCCGGTTCCGCTGCAggcacccctcccacctccccacctcgcACCCAGCGAGCGGGCGAGAGGCCCCATTGTCCCcacttccctctgctcccctgcgTCCCCGTCCCCTGCCGCGCTCTTGGCCCGCCCGCCCGCCGACGTCCCGGCTCACCTCTAGTCTAGGGCGGGCGCCCCTCACCCGGTGCGGGCGGGGGCGGACGGGCCGCGGGTCGGAGCCCGgagcacccccagccccagcctcggGTTCCAGCGGTGGCCGGACCCTCTGAAGGCGCAGCGCGGGCCCATGGCCCCGACCTTCCTCCGGGTCCGCCCGCCGGCGCCCCTGCTGTccctccccgccgcccgccgcgtCACGGCGGCCGCCCCGCCCCTTTCCTGGGCCctgctgtccctccccacttcagCGGGGTCCCGGCGGCCCCGCCCGCGGCGGAGGAGGGCGgcccctgcttccttcccccaAGGCGGCAGGGGAAGAGGCAGTTCTCCAAATGCTGGCGCTTTCACTCCGTGTTCTCTGGGATCCCCTAAACACTTCCTATCTCCACCCTGGCCCAGCCCTCCTGTGTGCCTTGGAAATATGGCTGGACCCATCCCCATTCTTCCCAGCCCTCGAGCCCGGGACCCAGGGTAGGGGAGATGCCGCGCGGCCTCCAAAGTCTGAGGAGAGGCTGGTCTAAGACTTGCCTGTCCCTAGGGGGTGGCGTTCCAGCGCCCCAGGCCTCTAAGGTCATTCAGCTATACACTCAGGCATAGGACTGCAGTCACTCCGAAGCCGTGGTCTAGCCCCTGAATGGGGCCCCATGGCTTTCCCCACTGATACCTTCCGGGTCCACAAGTCTGGCCAACCAGACCCTGGGCAAAGGCTGAGACACCTGAGGGCTGGGCTCACGGGGCCACACCCAGCAGGCTAGAAGGTGCTGGGACAGTGGATGGCAGCACCGAGCTGGGTCTCACCCATTTCGGAAGGCAGTCCTCTCCCCTTGGCTCTGCTTCCCATGTgctggggggagggaagcagCAGTGTCCCCTCTCCCCTGAGGAGTCAGGATGCGTTCAGAGCCTCTCATGGCTGACTCGGAGTTCAAGATGTTAGGGCATGAGGGCATGCGACCGCCTGGCTCACATGAACTGACATTTCCACCCTGCCAGACATCACTGCCAATCCAGAGAAAGAAGCCTCTAGGCCCAGGCTGCCGACAGTGCCCTCCAGCTGCGGAGGCTGCCAAGGCCCTGCGCTGCCCCCTGGTGGCACCATGTGTAGGAGGGCAGGGCTCCCAGGTACTAAAGTTCAACCCTTTCCACAACTGGGAAggctgagggcaggagaagggcaAGGTCCCAACCCAAATCAACGGACAGCAAGGGCAAGGCCAGGCCGGGCTCggctgccctctctctcccaccactGCACCGACCCTTTCCCCTCTGTAAGTCTCCTCTTTCCCAATTTCTGCCTGGCTTAGCAGAAGTACCAGACTCAGAAAGACTAAGAGATGAGAGAACAACtccaaattatcttttatttatacaaaaaGGGCATATTTAGCAAAAGACACTGAAAAAAGAGTCGCTATGGCCCAGGAGACGAGGCAGGGAGGTGACAGGCCTTCGGAGGCCCTGCTAGGGGAGGAGTCTGGGAAAAGTGGTGAAAAGTCCTGGGTAAGTGCTGAGTGGTGGGGGCCACAGAAAGGAGAACGCTCCAGTTGGATCAACACTGTTGGCAGGTCATGGGTGGGACTCACAGTGACCTCGCTGCTAACTCTTGAAACAGTCCCAGTTAGTGCTGTCGACTGGAGTGAGAGCCGCCCCCTGGTTCCTGGAGGGCACCCACCACGGGACACAGGACAGGAAGCCCAGGCTGGGAAGTGCAACTCGGGGTGAAGGCCAGGGAGAAGCAGGTGCTCTGCAGTGGCCGGGAAAGGTCCAGATTCGGAGGCGGAGTTGCGTCCTGTTACGTGCGGGCGTTCCGCTCTGTCTCTGCCAGGCACTCTCTGACTAGGGCCCGGGCATGGATGATGCCTGAGGTGGGGATGCGCAAGTGACGTAGAGCGACTCTccacagtcccccccccccccccagaggaagacccctccctctctacccccttTCCTTTCAGTAAAAAGGACAAGGACTATAATCTAACGAGGGGACTAATACGATTAGAGACGTGGCTAACCCTCAAATCTGCCTTGTTGAAATACAAATGCTCTGGTCCTTCCCCGAAAACGGACTcaatttcaattcaattcaaaacACCTCTCTGGATGGTGATCCTGGCCCTTGTCTAGGCTTGGCTCAGGTGGCCTTCAGATGTCCTTCCCTTCCTCATGAAGGACTGTCCGGTGTTAGTCTCTTG from Panthera tigris isolate Pti1 chromosome D1, P.tigris_Pti1_mat1.1, whole genome shotgun sequence includes the following:
- the PITPNM1 gene encoding membrane-associated phosphatidylinositol transfer protein 1, with protein sequence MLIKEYHILLPMSLDEYQVAQLYMIQKKSREESSGEGSGVEILANRPYTDGPGGSGQYTHKVYHVGSHIPGWFRALLPKAALQVEEESWNAYPYTRTRYTCPFVEKFSIEIETYYLPDGGQQPNVFNLSGAERRQRILDTIDIVRDAVAPGEYKAEEDPRLYRSAKTGRGPLADDWARTAAQTGPLMCAYKLCKVEFRYWGMQAKIEQFIHDVGLRRVMLRAHRQAWCWQDEWTELSMADIRALEEETARMLAQRMAKCNTGGEGPEAQAPGKSSAEARAAASHAGTPDGPEAPSGPDASPDASFGKQWSSSSRSSYSSQHGGGVSPQSLSEWRMQNIARDSENSSEEEFFDAHEGFSDSDEVFPKEMTKWNSSDFIDAFASPVEAEGPPDPGTEATKDIGDGARAPRDSEGPDGAGELGAEACAVHALFLILHSGNILDSGPGDANSKQADVQTLSLAFEAVTRVHFPEALGHVALRLVPCPPICAAAYALVSNLSPYSHDGDSLSRSQDHIPLAALPLLATSSSRYQGAVATVIARTNQAYAAFLRSSEGAGFCGQVVLIGDGVGGILGFDALCHSASAGTGSRGSSRRGSMNNELLSPEVGPVRDPLADGVDGLGRASPEPSALPAQRTPSDMASPEPEGAQNSLQAAPSATSSGEPRRASTASCPPAATSEAPDGPTSAARLDFKVSGFFLFGSPLGLVLALRKTVMPALEVAQMRPACEQIYNLFHAADPCASRLEPLLAPKFQAIAPLAVPRYQKFPLGDGSSLLLADTLQTHSGLFLEELEMLVPSTPTSASGAFWKGSELGTDPPAQPAAPSTTSEVVKILERWWGTKRIDYSLYCPEALTAFPTVTLPHLFHASYWESADVVAFILRQVIEKEQPQLTECEEPSIYSPAFPREKWQRKRTQVKIRNVTSNHRASDTVVCEGRPQVLNGRFMYGPLDVVTLTGEKVDVYVMTQPLSGKWIHFGTEVTNSSGRLTFSVPLERALGIGVYPVRMVVRGDHTYAECCLTVVARGTEAVVFSIDGSFTASVSIMGSDPKVRAGAVDVVRHWQDAGYLIVYVTGRPDMQKHRVVAWLSQHNFPHGVVSFCDGLTHDPLRQKAMFLQSLVQEVELNIVAGYGSPKDVAVYAALGLPPSQTYIVGRAVRKLQAQCQFLSDGYVAHLGQLEAGSHPHAPTGPSRAALAKSSYAGAAPVDFLRKQSQLLRSRGPSQVERESPGTPPTTLARGKPRSISLKLDSEE